A segment of the Populus alba chromosome 9, ASM523922v2, whole genome shotgun sequence genome:
CTCTCCAGTCCCCTTCCTACATACGATTCAGTAGAGCATTTCATGCTTAGATTGATGTTGTTTGATAAGGTTATCTTGGCACGTGGTTGACTTATGAGCAGCTCATTAGAGCTCTCTTCTATGTCATATTGGTGGACATACTATTGATACCCTGAAATTCCTTGATACCCTACATGGTATTTCTTAGTAAACAAAAATTTACTTGTCGGAATTAGCAGTTTGTTTTACTCTTTGGCAGACAAGCTGCCTCTTCTGAAAGGCGACTTATACTTTGTCCCTCTGAACAggctaattttcatttttttcacatCTGACTggaaagttgtttttttctgtACCAGGTTGCATTCTTTTTATACCTTTCATTAGATTTTTGTAGTGATTGACAAATTACAGTTTACTACATGGTAGGTTATTCTTATTTTGTCATCTGATCTCCAAATAAGGCAGGTGCTTTAAGGGAAATCTAGCTGATATTCAGTGGGATTAGGGCTGCTCTTTTATGATATTCCCCTTTGCTTTCGTAATTTGGAGGACAGCTTATTCTCCAATAtgcctttgtaattttttcagtgaacatatttttctcttatctaaaatatcttaaaaaagtaaaaacaaaagggaaactTGATGTAAAAGATGCTGCACTTAGCATAGATGTGGCCATTTGATGCGTCAGAAAGAAAAAGGAGCATGAAAATGATGAGGGTTTGCTAGCTTAGTTGGTAAAACCATGTTTGGCTCCAAGATAGCAGCCCAAGAGGTGGAaactggataaaaaaatttaacaaaaaaataacaaaacaagaGGATATGAAGACAGCTACCCCAAGCCCTATCTAACTATTTACAGAATCCGCTGAACAAAAACTAcctaaaagctaaaataattgATGCCTAATACCACAAGTGAGTCTGTAATACATGTGCCTGATAATCATAAGCAAATGTTATAAGCAGAAACATGATTAGGCAATTCAATATGTATAATTATGCACCTTTACCCCAATCATTAACTAGATGGAGATTCGAAGCATATAAAACAGACTGCAGAATAGTAAGGGtttgaagttaaaaaagaaaaaaaagatcttgTAGCGGATCGGTCATATCCATCTCCATTGCCACTCCTAGAGCTTGCCTTCAGTATTTCTTACTGCCTTTTCTTCTACTCAAATTACTTCCTTAGAATGACTAGTTGAATACTAGCTTGCCAGTTGTATTCTTTTTTAGCAGTATCAAATctatttattaattcaattcaaacttGCCAGCAGGGTCTGCTTACATGCGCTTGCCTCCCTCAAGGGTATCCTAAACATTCTATAAATTTCTGACAGAGATGCTAAAAGATTGACAAatgtaaatctaaaaaaaacattgattataGTTGAAAATTACTGTAAAGATAAAGATTTGCAAGTTATATTTCTGATCCGCTTGATTTAGGGCATAAgatgaaaagttatttattctttctaattttgataaaacaaaagaagtcaaatcattatttgtCATCTAAGCTGTttgtattgttgattttttctttatgttattttctCTACAAAATTATGTTGtatgaaaattttattctttatcttCCTATGCTATTAGATTGAGGAACTGAATGCAAAGGTGGAGGAACTGAAAGAAAGTTCATTGCCACGAAGAAATTTTGGGGAGCCATCTAGTTCAAAAGAGTTGCTATGTCAACACAAGGGTACAAATAGACCTTCTTTTGGATTTGGACTTTGTAAAGATTGCTATGCAATTGTGAGTGTTGCTcccttttatgaaaattaactagttttttcCCTAACAAAAGATGTTACAATTCACATTCCTACTCTGATACAGGTTATAGGATTTGATGGGGGAACAGATCCTCCAGCTTTCCAAAATGCTGAGAgtcaaagaatgaaaaaatCATCTATTAGACATAACATGAGTGACTCAAATTTGGTTAGTATGTCTTCCTTAAAGCTAGAGTACTCTTAAACTAATGAACTTAACCATTTGCTTTCTCTATTGGCTTTGTTGCTGTTGAAATATTCATGTTTAATCATTTCTGATGTGCAAATTGTTTGGTTAGTAGGTCAAGATGGAAAATGCTAGCTAAAAATTTGCCTTTTTTGTTTGACATAATAAAAATGCTTGTTAGTTGACAATATCTCCTGCCTGGGCTGcaattttctggtttttctgAGTCAATAAGCCCTGTACAATTACTCTAGTTTGTGGCTACTAAGTTGCTAACTGCTAGATTCTTCTTTCAAACACTCTTAACTTTCAATCACATATTCAGATCTCTTAGACCCTGCTTTTGTGggttaaacatataaaattatatgtagAGGACAATGGACTTGAGATAGAGCTTACACTATCAGATATCTGCTTTTCCTCAATAGTCATTTAAGTGTTTCATCTTCTCTCTGTATTATTTTCCAAATATCTTTCACTGTTGCGCATGTGCACACACATAGAGCCAAGCGTGTGTTTTGTGTGTTTTGCCATGGAATCAATAAAGATATGCTGCAGTAAGATCTTTTGGATGTATTAGATAACACTTAAAAGCATATGATTTGCAAGGACATTAGAATTAGCTATGAACATATCTTACCACCAAACACTCTATTAGGAAAAAGTACCTATGATAACATTAGAGAATCATGCAATGAATTATGTGTATCTGATTTTATGCTATGAATTTCTGGTGAAAGTTAAACTTATATTTGCTTTTCAGCATTTTAATTGTAAGTTGTTATTGATCTTTTATCCTcgtttatttttcagtttgcAAAAGAATTGAACAGCCAATGCGAGAGAAGAGATGATGAAAGGCCAACACGCGAGCCTGAAAGTGCTGGTGGGTTTGCCCTCTTTATCCTTATGAAGAGATATTATGGTTTGAAATTGGCATGGTCTTCTTccaaaatacttgaaaaatatttacttgaaaCTAAAATGTTTCAGGAGCTGCTACGGGGCATTTAGCCAATGATTCTGATAAACTGCATGGTGTGGGTGATATGAGTTCTAAAGATTTTGAAGAGTCAGATGGCTTTTCTGATATTGATGATGCTGAGGTGAGAACCAAAGATTCTAACATTTTGCATTTCCTTTAATTTacaaatcattaatttcagaatCTTGCTTTGATCATGTTCCAAAAGCAATATTAAGCATGGGTTGCAGCACTGAATTTCAGAAACTGAAGCCTTTCTGTGTTTAAGCTTTGTGATTTGCAGTAACTTTTTCTAATCTTCATCATCCCAAGCCTATCTCATTGCTCGTGCTTCTTGTTTTGTATTAATGTACTGTATCACAACAATATTTgggctttgaattttttttttcttacatgatTTGAACAATATTTGTCATTCTGGAttcaaattgttgaaacttCATTCAGGAAGTGTCGTAATACCTTGTCCTTGCATGCATGCAGTCACGTGTATGAGTACTGTTAAGAGTGTCCTAATAGAAACCCAAACTCCCCCTCTTTTCTTAGCCCAGCAAAGtcgagaaggaaaaaaaaagaaaatcattttgcAATGCTGGAGTCTGACAAATCTGGCACCTAATACTGTTGACGCTGCTCTTTTTCCAGGAATATTTTTTACGAAATAATAAGACTGTAATtctcatgatttttgtttttatactaaTTTGATGTATTTGAACTTTGCTATTCAAACAGTAGCTATTTAGTCAATTCATTCTGCTTTACCTTGTTTTTTCATAAACTAGTTTGTATTTCTATTCATCTATATCCATTCAATTGcatgtttcattttatttttttgatttcattgtttagatattttatagGTTGATAGCTACCTTCACAACGAGGAGGAAAAACGTTACAAAACAATCATTTGGGAAGAAATGAATCGAGAGTATCTTCAGGTAATTGAATTTTCTGAAGTCAAATTTCCGTTGATTTCTACATCACAGGCTAGGGACCATTTCTTGGTTCAATTGTAACACTTGGGCTTGCAAAAGCATGTTTGCAAATTCAAGTCTTTATAGCAGTCACTTCTTGCAAAAATGCTGAAGGGTAGGTCAGCAGGCTCATGACAGGTTAATGAGCATTGACATCTTATGgctttatttatgaatttgtaaCTTCTCTTTTGAGAAGCTACTCGATAAGTTTATGTTGGTGTTTCAACTATTACTTCTATGTTTTCTAGCAAATTGTGATATGATTTTTGATCCAAAACATATACCATAGGATTTGTATTCACATAATTCGTGTGTTGAATTGGATGACTGTTTGTATGCAACACCTTGTCATATCTTGcaccatttaaaattattagctAGTTTTTCTTCAGCTTAATATATggtcatttttctcatttctttaTTTGCTTAGCTAGCATCTTGGGAAATTGCCAGGTATATATTTGCTTGTCTTTGCATGATAAAATGCTTTCTATGCAGTTGTTATTCTTGTTCTAGTTCTATGGATTTAGCTTGAAGTTCATTGGTGACTGCTATTTACAGGAACAGGCAGCCAAAGAAGCAGCCGCAGCAACTCTTAAGAAAGCTTGGGAGGAGGATTTCAAGAATTGCCCAGAGGACTTGCAAGCTGCAAAGAAACTGGATGCTGCAGTAAAAGCTGATTTAGCTAAATCTAAAAAGGTAAATTTCTGGTTTACTatgagaattttttatatactctTTATCATTGGAAGATCTCAACTATAGTTCTGTAATGTGTTCCTCTCTTTTTTGCATACTATAAATGATGTCTTGGATTCTTCATGCAGTACAACAACATAAATGTCCAACCATATTTTTTCCCTGCTGAAGTTTTTTGCTCAATGGTTTATATTTAATTCACAGAACTTAAGGCTTAAGTGATGGTTAACCCTCAACTGAATTTGAGCCCTTATTTCCATTCAACTTTCCAACTTGTGGATAACTAATATTTCTGAAAGTTTCAATTCACATAGAAAGCCTGcttatgatttaatttgtttatgctTTGTAATTAAGTGACATAAATTGCTAGGGCGGATTTACTTTGTTCCTCTTTAATCAAGTGCGAAAAATAGGTGCATAAAATGTCTATTTACTATAtgcttattttcattaaaagcCAAAATTAGTGAATAACTATTCTATATTtctattcaactttttttttcttcttgcagCCATTCATAATGTTACTGTAAAGGTTATTTAGAAAGTTGGATGTGAATTATGATGATAGTGTATTGACTTTGTCAAAAAATACATAAACTGCTGCAATACTGAGCGGTCTATGGCTGCTATAAAATGTATTTCTAACTCTTTTTTTCAAAGTCTAGAACCTTAATGATGTTTATCGTTTATCTTCCTACTATGTCTCAAGTTGTTTGACTAATTttcttctaatatttatttGCAGGAAATTCAACAAAAGCGAGCTTCTGAAGCTAGGAACTTGGCTCCAGCTAAATCTGCTGCTGAAGCTGTCCATCGAATGCTAACTAAGAAGGTAATTGACATGGATAATAAAGGAAGTTGTTTCTGCAAGTTactattgttttgatttgcagCATCAAAAGCTGCTAACTAATTAATTTCACTCTCGGGGCAGCATTCAGCTGTGAAGTTTTTGTTTAAAGTAGCACATCTCAGTTGGGTAGAATTTATATTAGAAATTTAAAGTCAAGCCAGCTCATATTGTGAAGAATTTCTATTAGAATTTAATCTTAACGAGAAATTACATCTAATGGCCTGGAAAGATTTTGTATTAGAAAACCATTGCAAATGGAGGCTTCCTGGCTCAAAACCTTTGCAATGACCTCATAATGCATCCTGAAAAAATGTAGTTAGGCTAGTCATGTCATGTTGTGAATTTCagggaaagaaaatgaacaGAAAATCTGGGAAGGATACTCGTTGGTCATTCTTAAAACTTTTGTTTGCCAATTTGATACAATGGCTTTGTTCTTCAATGCATGTTATGTGTGTGAACACGCTGGCTTTTCTGTATAAatgtaaagtatatttttacattttgtaTTTAAGGTTCATTCGTATTCCCAAAGCATAATCTATGGGCAATCTCCATTTTTTGTTTAACGAGAAATGTGCTTATGATTTCTTTTGCAGAGACTTGGTTCGAAAATCAACTATGATGTGTTGGAGAAACTCTTTGAGGATTCTGTATGTTATTGCTGtttaccttttcttctttcatacCCGCATCATCCATCTTATTTTCTACTTTTTGTAGAGATTAAGTTTAGTTCCTATAGCATATCTTTGAAAGAGCATGTCCATTTGGTGATTCGAAATTATAACGACAGAAAAGTTCAAATTTTCATGCCACTTTGATGAGTCACTCATTTCTTATTGCACTATTCAGCTGGTGCATCTTGATATATTCTGAACCACATTCTTAAGTATCTTTCTGTCGACAATGTTCGGTTGTAGTTACAACCCCGGGGATAGTGTTTACGAATGAATGAATGACCTTCTATATACTCTTTTGAATATTAATCTGCAAATTGTAAATCTAATGCTGTAAAGATCAAATTTTAGTTATAGAGTAAAACAGTAAAGGAATTAAAGATCTTTCCCTTGATTTATTCACGAAGTACCAGTGTGGAGGACTGCCATGTCTCTGTCTATCCTTGGATTAGCAAAATGAACATCGTATCTTCCACGCTCCTAGAGGAAGAGACTGTCGTTGTTGGTGTCATTTCAGATGCTCTAGTTTCTCATGTAAAgagactttgtttttttatccttttgcaAGGATGAGCATCTAGCTACCTTAGAAGTGTGTCCTTTGCTTTATCCCCTTTTAGCATTTTAGATTACGATGCATGTATTTCTGTGAGTGATTAGAGTTTTCTTAACAGGAGGCTAAGGACACCAAGAAACCGCGAACAGAATCACGTGCTGACTCTGCTGACAAGGTGCTCCATAAAGACGGCAAAGATTGCCGATTAGATCATATGAATGAAAATGATGGTTTGGGGTCACCGGATGAAATCGAAGATGATGCTGTTGAAGAAACATGTGATGATCTTTACTATGAAAATTGTTCTGATGATGACTATGGTAACAGTTTATGGTAAAAGTTTTGGTGATTGCTAATCACGGAGGactgtttttctcttatttttaaacattttctaagaataataataatgcagCGCCATAGAAATCTAAAGCTTTCATGTTGTTGAAGCCCCGCTTGTGTATCTAAGTATTTCTCATGTGTTATCCCACACGCTTCATAGCATCTTTATTCCCTAATGCTCGCTGGGAATCAAGCATCTCAGCTAGTAATGTATAAAACATTGTACAGATCAAACATCACCAACACAGCCACGTAACTAAGTGGATGTGGAAAGCTAGATCATGTCACggaaaatacaagttaatttCAGTTATGTATCATTACAGCACAAGGAACCCATCACCACACACCTCGACCTTCACAACAGGAACATAAACATAACATGTTTTCAAGGCTGATAGCAAACGTAGTACTACTCTTTTATCCTAATAATAATGCATCGACACCAAAATAGGGACATCAAATCTCAACCAGAGATTTCAATGCTCTTGACTTCAGGTTTCTTGACTGCTTCTTCCTTGGGCACGGTCACCGTGAGAACTCCATTTTCCATGGAAGCCTTGACCTGATTCATCTTGGTATTTTCAGGCAGCCTGAACCTCCTCGAGAATTTGCCACTGCTCCTCTCCACGCGATGCCAAGTATCGTTCTTGTCTTCCTTCTCGACATTCCTCTCCCCGCTGATTTGGAGAACTCTATCATCTTCAATCTGGACCTTCACCTCCTCTTTTCTGAGGCCAGGAAGATCGGCCCTGAAGACATGGGCTTCCGGGGTTTCCTTCCAGTCGATGCGAGTGTTAACAAAAGCAGAGTTTTCATCGCGAGGGaaggaaggagaaggaaaagggaAATCCTTTAAAGGGTCCCAAACATCAAGAGAGAAAGGATCGAAGATGCTGCTCCTGCGGTTGCCAAAGAAACTTGGGATCATCGACATTTTGAAGTTTGAACGGCAGAAATTTGGTGGTAGTATAGCACAGTATCTAGAGCTGCTAAATTAGATTCTGCTTTGATTGTTTTTGACTTGATGATGTTTCGGAGAGACAGATTGTGGAGAGGGGTATTTGTAGCAGTTACAGGGAAGGGTCAGGGGTGTTCTAGTACTTTCCGGTCATATTTTGCCTGCAACCGTAAGTGAGAACATTCTAGAGTCTAGCTTCTGGCACGTTCAGTTCGGCTAATTGGCACTTTTGCTTATGTAATCGGTGACGTGGAATAAGCTTCTTGCTTAAGGAAAACTATATTTagcattaaataaatttatcatttttattataataaaaataattattctcaGCGAAGATTTGTAAAACTATGGACGTTCATGGTGGTTTGTTTATAAATAGCTTGTTGATAATTTTAACTTTCTTTCATTCATTCTTATCTTAAAATATACCGGaggtttattgatatttttatatgatttttccaTGCTTATGTCTTAACAATTACttcaaatttgttatttttggtCATTGACTTGAGTGATgggtttaatatgttaatatagatttatttatttatgacattaatttttctttttcaatattgatttttatcttttaaaatgtgATTGCATCACTTGAATAAATGCATCTTTGTTTAACTTTAGCAAAAAACTTTTTCCGCACTTAATATCTGACTTGTGGGCTCTTAGACCATTCAATTGGATTGTAAGCCTATTATATAGAATTTTTATATGTAGttctaaaaaatcttataaaaaacagGTCTTGGTTCTTTAAGCATTGAACACCTAATGCAACATCACAATTTTTAACACATGTTGTGTCTGAatctgaattatatatatatatatatatatatatatatatatataaagcggTTAAGCAAAATCTTATGGTATTAAATATCCTATCAAGAtttcaataaagtttttttgtatatttaaagAGTATCAAGTTATTGATATCTTCAATTATAACCTAAATAACACCACAATCATGGTCCAACCATCCTAAACCGTACCCCACATTAACATAACTCAAGACTGGCATACAATAAATTTTCATCACTTCAGTTTAAACCCCTCAGAATATTGTTCAGTGCTTCAATCTTAACCAGAGTTGTAGAACTTGTTTTCAAATGCGTTTGTTTCATTAGAAAATTAAGATATAAagctacaacttttatgaaggGTAATGAACCCATATCTTCCACTTATATATTGAAAATTTCTCACGACAGTAATGTGTGGAACTATCTAGCAGGTTCCAGGTAAGATCTTTTATCAGTTTTTAGcttatattttgagttttataactTCAAATTATACGAAACCTGTTGCATTTGAAAACtatagatattttaaattttatcattttcaaagtcaaattaCATATGAAAATCTAGTGATAAATTTGTCATGTTTTTAGCTTGTTACTTCAACAAACAACTAAGTGTTTTTAATGTATATCTTCATCATTGAAGGCATCCATTCCCTTTCAATATCAtttctaattatattaaaaatgaatctTATATAAATCAAACTAATTAAATCTACCCTTCATAGACAAAATCTCTCTCACAATGACTGAAGAAACCTTTCCCCTTCATCTTCCTGCTTCTCCCCTGCCAAAGATCACCACATTTGCTACAGATTTGTTAAGGAAGGGAGCAGGAGGTTGATACTTTATAGGTTGATACTTTATGGTCGAAACACATTCTATGAAATCGTCTCTAGAACTATGCAGGGAGCccaaatttttattcttatttttaatcgCAGTTAGGTAGCTCTAGAGTTAAGATAAGCTCCCCTACAAAACATCCAGTAGAAGTAATGAGGGAACTGAAGTTGGCTACCTTTTTTGGCACtaagttttaatttatagtattcaATTGATTCCATTAGGGAGAATATTTGTCCATAACGCTGCTGGAAAAGATAAGAAGTGATgacattaaataataaatgaagCAACTAGAGGGTTGGCAGACTAAATTTCTTGGAAGGGGCTTAAGGaaggaaaaaacatgaaatttccTTGATATCTACAAGGAATTGCACTACAGATAGTGTCAAGAAAAATATCCCTCTAACTTTGTGCCATATGTTGGTCTCTTTCCCTGTACTGGGGAACTCAATTTCGCGACAGGCCAATAGTGCACCCGAAATGATCAGACAACATTCGGAAAAGGCTTCAGTGCTGGACTATGATCCGAGGATTCTCTGTTTCTTTTCATTCTGCGGGTCATTGCAGCTAGGAATCTAATGCTGCATCTCAATGCAGAGAACGAAGCATTCAAGACCGTGAAATGGTATGGAAAACCATATGGGAAGATTGCAGATGATCCATGGAGTCGGTGCCCTCACGGCCTGGTCTAACTCATCCACATGCAGCATCCACGAGCAAGACTCGTTCATTTATCAAGCGTGTACTTCTCTCTCTAGCGAACACCCCAGGCAAGGGAAGTGATCAAGATTAAAAATACTTAAGAGTTTCCTGTTCCTTTCAACAAACAGCATCAAGATTAATAAAGTTGTTTCAACAAATAACATTAGCTTGTATAATCAAGCTTCCTCTGTTTCAAGCTCTCAACTTAATTCAACGGAAAGAAAACTGGGTTTTTTCAGCAACGATTACAGTGAAGTTCCCAAAACATGGTGAAGAATGATTAGGAAAGATGGATTAGGTGAAGGCTTGCGCGGGCTTATTCAATCCCGTTACACGACATGTCTTGTCCTTCACTGattaaacttcaaaataaaataacaatggaCTCCTCTGTTTATCATATATAGCATGGCAAGGGAGCTAAATCGTGAGCCCGTGTTTCCGAGTGCTAGCTCAAAGATTTtgaactcaaaaaattaaaaaataaaatcaatcttCTTAACAACCAAACCAaccttttaatattataacttAAGCTGTTGAAGTAACTAATATTTCTGAGTTTCAAAGTTGTATTCAAACTCAAATGCCTGTTTGgtatttttagctatttttgcTGCTTTGATTTTCTCTAGGTTTCTGTTAAATCATTGATTTGCGCTATGCTTTGGATCgtgtcaaatttttctttaaatataaaaagatatttagatGTTGTTAGTATAttttctagtagaaaaaaaaaaatttaaaccatgTGATGGTTGATTCGATGTAACCTGGTTAATTTTGTGGGGTCTAAAAACAATTCATACCACCCGCAAAAACATAAATGgactaaaaacaatttaaaaatgatatcctttttctaatattaaaataacaacatatttGATTGACTTGGGTCAACCTGGGTTAACAAGTCAAATCCGCAACCCTGGTTATGAAACtataataacctcatagaaaacaaatcaaaataaattatgaaacctaattttcaatcaatccaatattaatgatgaaattaaaaaaaattaattaaaaaggacttAAAAAAAGGACctaagttaacttgtcaaatttgcAACTCAAGTCATAAGACAAAGATAACCCCATGAAAAGCaagttgaaacaaattatgaattttaatcccaatcaacttaatattgaaggatgagattaaaaaaaaatcaattaaaaaacaacataaaataaccTAAGTCAATATGTTAAACTCGTGACCAAAGTCATTGGACCGAGATGacctcatagaaagaaaataaaaaatgatttgatttaaccCAAGTTGACCTGTCAAACCTGCAACTTGATTATGAAACTGAGATAAACTCATAAagagtaaatcaaaataaattatgaagttcaattcttaatCGTCCCTGTCgtactaaatgttgaatgatgaaattgaaatgatgCTTCTTGGAtacaataaaaagcaaatccaGTGTTGAAGGACTTGTGACCTATGTCATGAAACCAaaataatctcttaaaaaaataaaaataaaaacaactcaatttaACCAAGGTTAAAACACCAAAACCTACAATTTTAATCATAAGACTAAGATAtcctaataaaaagcaaatcaaaatagattatgaagctcaattcccaaccaatccagtattgaatgatgaaattaaaaaacaaaatcaattaaaaaaagattaaaaaaaaaactcgagcaACATGGGTTAACCTATTAAGCATTATTCTTAGGTCATAAGGCCGAAATAACATAACagaaagtaaacaaaacaaatcatgaagtttaattctcaatcaaggatgaaattgaaaaataagataattaagaaaaaaaaaaacttgagttaattgggttaacccatcaaagtTACGACTTgtatcataaaagtgtgataacttaataaaaaaccaaatttaatattaaaaaataattaaaacaaaaaaagaacattgattgaaaaaaatcaaatatgaaaaaaaaaagaggcaagaCACTATTCCAATGAATAGTGCTTTGTGAGGAAATGTACAACAAAACGTCAATCAACTCagtattaaatgataaaattaaaagaaaaaaaagttaattaaaaaaaacatgagttagtcgagttaacttgtcaaactcgcAATCCATGTAATGAGAGTGTTATAACTCAATAAAAGAACAAAtctaatagtaataaaaaaaaaaaaacattgatggaaaaaaatcagagaaaaaaaaatgagaaagggCACAGTAAAACCCCTCTCCTGTTTTTTTGATTAAACCCGGGTCGAGGATTTTACAAGTTGTAGGTTTTAGAGATTAGACCAGGTTTAGGAGGTTTGTCCAGGTttgctagagttttttttttttttttttagctttttgttatgttttttttcttattttttagatttgattctaTTGGGTTAgctttgtataatttttttcaatttcacctcctatcatttttcaatctataaataatttatcaaattataaatattttttaatttcatcccctataattttttagtcttttaaatttggtactcatttttttaattgttgtttattttatttgggattatttgttttttttcaaatttcatcatccTTAGCTATTTTTCTCTCAAACgttatcctcattttttttgttatttttttttacaaatttttttattaatatttttttaacaattgtatccttcaaaattaaatttgttgataTTTAAGCTTTATCATTAAACTCTAGTCCATGATTCAACGAGTTGCAAGTTTTTAAGATTTAACAGGTGTAGGAGGTTCGCctgagtttttttagttttttttttttaagctgatgtttttttttcttgaagttttactttttacttttttgttcttttgttagGTTAGTATTGGGTTGTTTGATAATCCGAATAtggttatttttatctatttttcattgtttttatttttagtttatttattgttgttgtcttttaaatatgatttaaattgtTACTTGAACCAATGACTcaagacttttatttttttttagcctagCACTTT
Coding sequences within it:
- the LOC118035253 gene encoding transcription factor IIIB 60 kDa subunit-like isoform X3, coding for MRSCGSCREKVLAYYDENGIVSCSRCGKVLEFSYLSSEASFVKTKSGESHVAGSFVRSVESENASRERLYERARDDMLNIKNGLGMGENLGIVNQAMVYYRIAVERNFTRGRRTDQVQAACLYIACRENRKPYLLIDFSIYLQINIYVLGAVFLQLCKVLNLTEHAICQKLHDPSIFIHKYTASLSGGKNKEISDDALTIIASMNYHWIQTGRTPSALWGAALYISALSHGLNCSKSDILRLVHVCGKTLSKRLVEFENTESGSLTIEELNAKVEELKESSLPRRNFGEPSSSKELLCQHKGTNRPSFGFGLCKDCYAIVIGFDGGTDPPAFQNAESQRMKKSSIRHNMSDSNLFAKELNSQCERRDDERPTREPESAGAATGHLANDSDKLHGVGDMSSKDFEESDGFSDIDDAEVDSYLHNEEEKRYKTIIWEEMNREYLQEQAAKEAAAATLKKAWEEDFKNCPEDLQAAKKLDAAVKADLAKSKKEIQQKRASEARNLAPAKSAAEAVHRMLTKKRLGSKINYDVLEKLFEDSYQCGGLPCLCLSLD
- the LOC118035253 gene encoding transcription factor IIIB 60 kDa subunit-like isoform X2, with the translated sequence MRSCGSCREKVLAYYDENGIVSCSRCGKVLEFSYLSSEASFVKTKSGESHVAGSFVRSVESENASRERLYERARDDMLNIKNGLGMGENLGIVNQAMVYYRIAVERNFTRGRRTDQVQAACLYIACRENRKPYLLIDFSIYLQINIYVLGAVFLQLCKVLNLTEHAICQKLHDPSIFIHKYTASLSGGKNKEISDDALTIIASMNYHWIQTGRTPSALWGAALYISALSHGLNCSKSDILRLVHVCGKTLSKRLVEFENTESGSLTIEELNAKVEELKESSLPRRNFGEPSSSKELLCQHKGTNRPSFGFGLCKDCYAIVIGFDGGTDPPAFQNAESQRMKKSSIRHNFAKELNSQCERRDDERPTREPESAGAATGHLANDSDKLHGVGDMSSKDFEESDGFSDIDDAEVDSYLHNEEEKRYKTIIWEEMNREYLQEQAAKEAAAATLKKAWEEDFKNCPEDLQAAKKLDAAVKADLAKSKKEIQQKRASEARNLAPAKSAAEAVHRMLTKKRLGSKINYDVLEKLFEDSEAKDTKKPRTESRADSADKVLHKDGKDCRLDHMNENDGLGSPDEIEDDAVEETCDDLYYENCSDDDYGNSLW
- the LOC118035253 gene encoding transcription factor IIIB 60 kDa subunit-like isoform X4, with the protein product MRSCGSCREKVLAYYDENGIVSCSRCGKVLEFSYLSSEASFVKTKSGESHVAGSFVRSVESENASRERLYERARDDMLNIKNGLGMGENLGIVNQAMVYYRIAVERNFTRGRRTDQVQAACLYIACRENRKPYLLIDFSIYLQINIYVLGAVFLQLCKVLNLTEHAICQKLHDPSIFIHKYTASLSGGKNKEISDDALTIIASMNYHWIQTGRTPSALWGAALYISALSHGLNCSKSDILRLVHVCGKTLSKRLVEFENTESGSLTIEELNAKVEELKESSLPRRNFGEPSSSKELLCQHKGTNRPSFGFGLCKDCYAIVIGFDGGTDPPAFQNAESQRMKKSSIRHNMSDSNLFAKELNSQCERRDDERPTREPESAGAATGHLANDSDKLHGVGDMSSKDFEESDGFSDIDDAEVDSYLHNEEEKRYKTIIWEEMNREYLQEQAAKEAAAATLKKAWEEDFKNCPEDLQAAKKLDAAVKADLAKSKKEIQQKRASEARNLAPAKSAAEAVHRMLTKKRLGSKINYDVLEKLFEDSCGGLPCLCLSLD